TCAAGCCCGGTGCTACAACTAATCCTGTTGCATCAATCACCTCAGCTTTTGGCGCCGTCAAATTTGGACCAATTTTGACAATTTTATCTCCTTCAACCAGCAAATCAGCGATTTGATCATAAGCTGATTTGGGGTCAATGATGCGACCATTTTTGATTAGTAAGCTCATTTATTCTCCTTAAAAGCACTGACGGTTTTTTTTATTGCCCACTTCACTGACATCACGCCTTTTACAAATCCGTCAGTAAATTCTCTTCCGAAATTGATTTTCGTCAGCAATTTCTCTGGGAAATTAGATTTCCGTCAGCAAATTTTCTTCTCTAATTCTATTTTTTTAATCTTGCCAAGTGTCTTGGTTGGCTTTAAATTTCTTGAGCAACTCCAGCTCATCTGCCGTTACATAGCCGGTCTCTTGAGCGTGTTCAATGAGTTCAGAATAAGTTGTCAATGTTGCCAATTTGACTCCTGCGTCAGCAAATTTTGTCGTCGCCTTCTCCAACTCATAAGTAAAGATAGCCACTACACCAAGCACATCAGCACCCTCGCGCTCTGCCGCCGCAACAGCTTCCAGCACTGAGCCTCCAGTGGAAATTAAATCTTCAACAACCACCATTTTTTGCCCCTTGCTCACGCGACCTTCGACTTGATTGCCTGCCCCATGATCCTTAGGTTTGCTGCGAATATAAGCAAAAGGTAATTTCAGATAATCCGCAATAATTGCCCCATGCGGAATTCCCGCTGTTGCTGTTCCCGCAATGACTTCTACCTCTGGAAATTCTTTTTGGATTAAATCCGCAAAACCACGCTCAATCTGTGTGCGCACCTCTGGATAAGCCAAAGTCACT
The DNA window shown above is from Lactococcus sp. S-13 and carries:
- the pyrE gene encoding orotate phosphoribosyltransferase; this encodes MSLSKAIAADLLEIKAVSLSPSAPFTWASGIKSPIYTDNRVTLAYPEVRTQIERGFADLIQKEFPEVEVIAGTATAGIPHGAIIADYLKLPFAYIRSKPKDHGAGNQVEGRVSKGQKMVVVEDLISTGGSVLEAVAAAEREGADVLGVVAIFTYELEKATTKFADAGVKLATLTTYSELIEHAQETGYVTADELELLKKFKANQDTWQD